A single region of the Pyxidicoccus trucidator genome encodes:
- a CDS encoding SDR family NAD(P)-dependent oxidoreductase yields the protein MKRAWKDRVIVITGASSGIGRATALALAKKGAHVVLAARREDPLDDLARECEAFGVRALVVPTDVSDAAAVHHLGEEVLAAFGHFDAWINNAGVYLMGRLEETPDDAFRQLMETNFFGTVTGTRVAVTQFRRQGYGTLVNVSSTFGTVAAPYVSAYVASKHAVRGFSSSVRQELLNTGIDVCTVLPAAIDTPLWQHTANYTGWRIRPVEPIYTPERVARAILRVLRSPRHEILVGPAARGFAAMHGLMPATFERTMRGVTEAQHFEKVRQKPTSGSLFRPMAEGTGTSGGYHSAGKQWLRRLLFAGGLAAAAVSFRKGGTGRRLGVRVAHALTS from the coding sequence ATGAAGCGTGCTTGGAAGGACCGGGTCATCGTCATCACCGGCGCATCCAGTGGCATCGGCCGCGCCACCGCACTGGCCCTGGCGAAGAAGGGCGCCCACGTCGTACTGGCCGCCCGCCGCGAAGACCCCCTGGATGACCTGGCCCGCGAGTGCGAGGCCTTCGGCGTGCGCGCCCTCGTCGTCCCCACCGACGTCTCGGACGCCGCCGCCGTGCACCACCTCGGCGAGGAGGTCCTCGCCGCCTTCGGCCACTTCGACGCGTGGATCAACAACGCCGGCGTCTACCTCATGGGCCGCCTCGAGGAGACTCCCGACGACGCCTTCCGCCAGCTCATGGAGACCAACTTCTTCGGCACCGTCACCGGCACCCGCGTCGCCGTGACGCAGTTCCGCCGCCAGGGCTACGGCACCCTCGTCAACGTCTCCTCCACCTTCGGCACCGTCGCCGCGCCCTACGTCAGCGCCTACGTCGCCTCCAAGCACGCCGTGCGAGGCTTCTCCTCCTCCGTCCGCCAGGAATTGCTCAACACCGGCATCGACGTGTGCACCGTGCTGCCCGCCGCCATCGACACGCCGCTGTGGCAGCACACCGCCAACTACACCGGCTGGCGCATCCGCCCCGTGGAGCCCATCTACACCCCCGAGCGCGTCGCCCGCGCCATCCTCCGCGTCCTGCGCAGCCCCAGGCACGAAATCCTGGTCGGCCCCGCCGCCCGAGGCTTCGCCGCCATGCACGGCCTGATGCCGGCCACCTTCGAGCGCACCATGCGCGGCGTCACCGAGGCCCAGCACTTCGAGAAGGTGCGCCAGAAGCCCACCTCCGGCAGTCTCTTCCGCCCCATGGCCGAGGGCACCGGCACCTCGGGTGGCTACCACTCGGCCGGCAAGCAGTGGCTGCGCCGCCTGCTCTTCGCGGGAGGCCTGGCCGCGGCGGCCGTGTCCTTCCGGAAGGGAGGCACCGGACGAAGACTTGGAGTGCGTGTGGCCCACGCGCTCACGAGCTGA
- a CDS encoding Ig-like domain-containing protein, protein MNSPRPFFLLLPWVAVVLLSSPACIKVPDIEPAKAEVRITSPEGVAYTNGVLEVRLSVTGHVPDRVELLQDGEVLAELEAPYTYAWDTVGVAEGTHQLVARAVFGEVVFASEAREVVVDRTPPQVVSRTPEPGAQDVWVKSPIQAVFSEPVKASTLNEASVRLTVGTVEVARTVSLSADGRTVTVEPTTAVVAPDLLTLAMTDGVTDLAGNKASMPSGNWTWAVPEFVPYPLHSSKPTEPLHGREVHLRLNKSGNPVVLVREFDGQSVNLFVSRWTGAAWENLGGGLKKSPANFEVNSPSIQIAPDDNPIVAWQEGVGTEFDNHIYVARWTGTTWERLGGDQGILPNRPHALGVSLALTQNGRPVVAFNMDYEDAYSGGHVLVYRWNQTEWEPVGSSVYGDASASASTPVLALDANDNPTVAFRQQDWKKIHAWRWTNNNWHNLASPVNPRKDFHTIEAVSLILARNGQPITFWVDRNTNTGKQGLLASAWNGSEWISLDAPSSTGSVGTANPAACLDSNEDLLAAWYEFDDTKSTIRAYRRTAETWIQVWNSDKALSNDGLYISHPSMDADPRGNIALAWTAQRSGQQEIVTYRMNR, encoded by the coding sequence ATGAACTCCCCAAGACCTTTCTTCCTGCTGCTGCCCTGGGTGGCTGTCGTCCTGCTGTCTTCACCGGCGTGCATCAAAGTGCCGGACATCGAGCCCGCGAAGGCGGAGGTGCGCATCACCTCGCCGGAGGGGGTGGCGTACACGAATGGAGTCCTGGAGGTCCGGCTCTCGGTGACGGGCCATGTGCCTGACCGGGTCGAGCTGCTCCAGGACGGCGAGGTGCTGGCGGAGTTGGAGGCACCGTACACGTACGCGTGGGACACGGTGGGGGTGGCGGAAGGGACGCACCAGTTGGTGGCGCGGGCGGTGTTCGGGGAGGTGGTCTTCGCCAGCGAGGCCCGGGAGGTGGTGGTGGACCGGACGCCGCCGCAGGTGGTGTCTCGGACGCCGGAGCCGGGGGCTCAGGATGTCTGGGTGAAGAGCCCGATTCAGGCCGTGTTCTCCGAGCCGGTGAAGGCGAGCACGCTGAACGAGGCGTCCGTGCGCCTGACGGTGGGCACCGTGGAAGTGGCGCGCACGGTGTCACTGTCGGCGGATGGTAGGACGGTGACGGTGGAGCCCACGACAGCAGTGGTCGCCCCCGATTTGCTGACCTTGGCCATGACGGATGGAGTGACAGACCTGGCAGGAAATAAAGCATCCATGCCTTCCGGCAACTGGACTTGGGCTGTGCCGGAGTTCGTTCCGTACCCGCTGCACTCCAGCAAGCCTACAGAGCCCCTCCACGGCAGAGAGGTCCATCTCCGGCTCAACAAGAGTGGCAATCCCGTCGTTCTGGTTCGGGAGTTTGATGGCCAGTCCGTCAACCTATTCGTCTCCCGCTGGACCGGAGCCGCCTGGGAAAATCTTGGAGGCGGGCTGAAGAAGAGCCCTGCAAACTTCGAAGTGAATTCCCCCTCCATCCAAATTGCCCCCGACGACAATCCTATCGTCGCGTGGCAGGAGGGAGTTGGCACCGAGTTCGACAACCACATCTACGTCGCTCGGTGGACAGGCACGACGTGGGAGCGACTTGGTGGCGACCAAGGCATTCTGCCGAATCGGCCACACGCGCTTGGAGTCTCGCTAGCCCTCACCCAAAACGGTCGGCCCGTCGTGGCCTTCAACATGGACTACGAGGACGCCTACAGCGGCGGACATGTACTGGTGTACCGCTGGAATCAGACTGAGTGGGAGCCAGTCGGCTCCTCCGTTTACGGCGACGCTTCAGCGAGTGCATCAACCCCGGTGCTGGCGCTGGATGCAAACGACAATCCCACCGTCGCATTCCGCCAACAGGACTGGAAGAAAATCCATGCCTGGCGCTGGACCAACAACAACTGGCACAACCTCGCAAGCCCCGTCAACCCACGCAAAGACTTCCACACCATAGAAGCCGTCTCCCTGATTCTTGCTCGCAACGGGCAACCAATCACCTTCTGGGTCGACAGAAACACCAACACCGGAAAACAGGGCCTACTTGCCAGCGCCTGGAATGGCAGCGAATGGATATCCCTTGATGCCCCCTCAAGCACAGGCTCCGTAGGCACAGCCAACCCCGCTGCCTGCCTCGACTCCAATGAGGACCTTCTCGCCGCCTGGTATGAATTCGACGATACAAAGAGCACGATCCGCGCATACCGCCGAACGGCAGAGACATGGATACAAGTATGGAATTCGGACAAGGCCCTCAGCAATGACGGCCTCTATATTTCTCATCCATCCATGGATGCGGACCCCCGCGGCAACATCGCCCTTGCCTGGACCGCACAGAGATCTGGACAACAAGAAATTGTCACATACCGCATGAACCGCTAA